Within the Pseudomonas chlororaphis subsp. aurantiaca genome, the region GGCCGCCGCCCAGACGCTAGGGCAGGCATTTCCAGAAAGGCTGGACGCCGCCCTGAAAGCCTTTTACGACATCTGCAATCGAAAATCCTTTCAGCTCACGTTCTTGCTGGAGCCAGGGGAAATCCTGTTCCTGAACAACTACACCACTCTGCATTCCCGTACCGAATTCCAGGACTCGGACACCCACAAGCGGCACTTGCTGCGGTTGTGGCTGGACGTTCCGAACGGACGACCTGTCGTTCCCGTACTCAAAGCCCGGGGTACCGACTACGAGCTTCTGTACCTTGAAACGGACCAGGACAAGCAGGGTAACGAGCGCCACATGGCCAGTCGGACCGGGACAACGCGATGAACCGGCGCCCCCTTTATCTCTTGCACGTTGGACTTTCGAAATGACAGAAGTGAAAAACCCGGATCGCCAGCACGACTTTGTCGTCACGGTTCATGAGAGTGCCCCGGCAGCCGGTCGTGGCCGGATCAACGAGTTGCTGGATCAATACAATGTGTCGCAAACCGGAATCTGCGACAACGAGCCCCTGGATCTCACAGTCACGGACCCTCTCAGCGGCGAGGTGGTAGGCGGTCTGGTCGGCAGGACATCCCTGGGGGTGTTCTTCATCAACTACTTCTATCTGCCCGACACCCTGCGCGGCAAAGGCTACGGCTCTCAGATCCTGCGCCAGGCCGAACGCCTGGCCGCCCTTCGCGGATGCCGGACCGCCCTGCTGTTCACCATGGAAATCCAGGCACCGGCGTTCTACGAAAAAAACGGCTATGAGGTATTCGGCCGCGTCGAGTGCAGTCCCAGGGGCAATGCACGGCTGTTCATGCGCAAACCGATCCAGCCACTGGACTGAAACACCGGCCAATGACAGGGAGATGACATGGCTATCTTGTGTTTAGGCAGAAGCATCAAAATCGATTTCGCCCAATGGCTGGCCGAGCGGGACCAGGACCTGTACCTGATCAGCTCGACCCCCTTCCCATCCCAGCACAAGTACCGTCTGGTCAAGCGCCTGGAGGATCTGGACGCCGATTCGCAGGCCGAAATCACCGCGCTGGACTTCGCGGCAGGCACCCGGTTTTCCCGAATCCTGCCACACTCGGAATTCGACTTGATCCGTGCCGCCCGCTTGCGCGAACACCTCGGCGTACCGGGCCAGAGCCTGGAAAGCGCCATCGCCTACCGCGATAAAGTGGTCATGAAGGAACATATGAACAGGGCCGATATCCCCGTCGCCCACTTCAAGCGCCTGCGATCGCCGCTGGATGTCATTGAATTCATCAAGCGTCATGGCTACCCCAGCATCATCAAGCCGGTCGATGGTTGCAGCTCAAAAGACATCCAGGTCATCAAAAGCCGCTCGGACCTGGCTGCGTTGTTCCACAAGCCAACGCTCGACGGCTACATGATCGAGTCATTCGTCGAAGGCCGGATGTTCCATGTCAATGGGGTTTTGACGGCAGAGGGCAGGACGTTTTTTGCGCCGTGCGCCTACATCAACGGCTCATTGGATTTCCAGCGGGCCGGCACGTTTGGCAGTCGCACCCTGGAGCCCGACACCCCGATCGCACGACGCCTGGTCGAGTTCACCCGCAAGGTGATTGCCGCGCTACCCGAAACATCCCCCCTGGGCTTCCATGCGGAAATCTTCCAGACCCCGGACGATCGGCTGGTGCTGTGCGAGATCGCCGCACGAACGGCAGGTTCCCTGACCGGCGAACTGATCGAACTGAGTTATGGCATCAACATTCACAAGGCCTGGATTAGGGCCTGCGCCGGCATCGAAGACGAGTTGCCCATCGGACGCTCGCCTACCTGTGTCGCGGCATCGATCCGCGTTCCAGTACGTGACGACCGGCTTGTGAAGATCCCCGCATCCCTACCCTTCGACTGGGTCAGCACCCTATGTATCACCGGCATCGAAGGATTGGCCTACCAGCCTGCCCAAACCTACACCGACGATGTGCTTAGCGCGATTCTGGTCGGCGACAGCGATGAGCAACTGCTGGAGCGCATCGACACCTTCCACGACTGGCTGAACGGTTCGGTCCTGTGGGAGTCCGCGAAACTGACGAGTTGATTGTCCTCTTCCATACACAGGGAGCGTTATATGAAAGTGCTAATCGTAGGTTGCAGCTCGGGTGCACATGCACTGGCATGGAAGCTGATCCAGTCCGATCAGGTCGAGAAAGTGTATGTAGCCCCCGGCAGCCCGGGTACGGCGGACGAACCGAAAGTCGAGAATCTGGAGGTGGAGACCACCGACATACCTGGCCTGGCGAACGCCGCGGCCCAGTACGACGTGGACTACACCTTGATTACCCCGACCCAGGCACTGGCCGCGGGTATCGTGGACTATTTTCAAGAGCGTGGCCTGAAGGTGCTGGCGCCTACCCGAGAAGCATCAAGACTTGAGTGGTCAAAGGAGTATTCCAAACGGTTCATGCAGCGACACAAGATCCCTACGCCTGGTTTCAAAGTGTTCGCAGACGCCCCCAGCGCCCGACAATATGCCCACACGCGCTTCCTGCCCCTCGTCCTGAAGGTCGATGGCATGGCCAACGGTGGCCTGGGCGTGGTGATCGCTCATGAATGGCAGGCCGTCGACGAGA harbors:
- a CDS encoding GNAT family N-acetyltransferase, yielding MTEVKNPDRQHDFVVTVHESAPAAGRGRINELLDQYNVSQTGICDNEPLDLTVTDPLSGEVVGGLVGRTSLGVFFINYFYLPDTLRGKGYGSQILRQAERLAALRGCRTALLFTMEIQAPAFYEKNGYEVFGRVECSPRGNARLFMRKPIQPLD
- a CDS encoding ATP-grasp domain-containing protein; the protein is MAILCLGRSIKIDFAQWLAERDQDLYLISSTPFPSQHKYRLVKRLEDLDADSQAEITALDFAAGTRFSRILPHSEFDLIRAARLREHLGVPGQSLESAIAYRDKVVMKEHMNRADIPVAHFKRLRSPLDVIEFIKRHGYPSIIKPVDGCSSKDIQVIKSRSDLAALFHKPTLDGYMIESFVEGRMFHVNGVLTAEGRTFFAPCAYINGSLDFQRAGTFGSRTLEPDTPIARRLVEFTRKVIAALPETSPLGFHAEIFQTPDDRLVLCEIAARTAGSLTGELIELSYGINIHKAWIRACAGIEDELPIGRSPTCVAASIRVPVRDDRLVKIPASLPFDWVSTLCITGIEGLAYQPAQTYTDDVLSAILVGDSDEQLLERIDTFHDWLNGSVLWESAKLTS